A DNA window from Vespula vulgaris chromosome 18, iyVesVulg1.1, whole genome shotgun sequence contains the following coding sequences:
- the LOC127070415 gene encoding golgin subfamily A member 4-like isoform X1 produces MEGPGISLFQGSESLQLNTSKQRLEEDEEQEDLKRRNEEINDLLTNAFDDLENDEDDDDDISSANSSHYQRSAKENEHTNMTKQRLPFKTQTTTQLCNDFGTYDHVDNSVNYNHDSMKNYRTESDIGLSTFDVQRDVSLYGQTPTPHKNKKPIEADMETSYELARLPNSSSCPRDLESHAEDGYTFNENYLYNYETPSNHYNNHGKHYSNNGYIENYGNNVQCKQIHEFGGGDNVTSEEINHCFKINPNGKMLDDNMIYKTTEYSSKEQLEVLYSVRMKEIKRLTEELQQLQQQKETEMDQFGRKVVLLQAEVERSNISRNQAQHALIDAKAEIMDLQGQMASLKEKNAVLETTNQNMAEELAIAKDSVVDLQQKVTVLERVHALQSSDKIHEKFLKQAQEKHAVEIRNMQTQIDVLTDKLNTKPLSEDISNYDLWEASYTALEHKLADIRRAHEALILEKGDTTNRLAQALEKSQAQCRNLMATNNDQKILQLQAQIEILSQEKEDMLKNIQDLQNKLEVAKNETAQYDSLATTLEEESDSIRQMKLGDFHNRSRLKPSDDITNKLRGELQRCLAGQTVKRKEITRLENTLSQKEKELAKANVVADSCRQETARYAKRVSELEQELKLLLTDQALKANAQIQKLSGHLNDVKKQYEILKEEKLNLEQKLEEAEAITQETSKKLHQESTNMQEKDVIEEYNKEYLEIHAKAVERVREEAKMDIVQLTVQLEQTQKELDHVKELYIDVCGTKEQLINEHKEEIRTLKEKYASLDEHQKDIEKLEYELETQKKFIDKLMKECETYKNKIMELQKDLATEKRKKEEYTKKIHQEIERAKEEALKELRNAHPNQQISVLLPDHCSEHLQRINQLEEDNLRLEEKCQAAVEYQTELDDTRLKIAQVEISQESWKKKYDNAIMERNKLFTRISSLDSQLSVLNKKLKRDDSDEVKLKITRVQIENEGLKSRCETLLSEKNIFRDKITQLELELSEEKKIVQSFENKTRNDVSFVNTKRELEKELYQYKELVKKLSNQLDGLKGKEKECDNLQKRIKRLEEDLQENEKKLRKINDLEKITEERDQLLEKLNNQAKRFEECLKNQRQLSAELNLSPRTLEEETDLQKIREVVIKEVREEMEQKVIQELRAMEEQYREKRKEFEERYKVTLLQKEQEVKTLKHSIISEKETIFSSFKAKEQFVSKFIENKLKTYHEELLARQLQIERLEERLKRNESDIEEEKNLMAQVMTTWAAEIKDIKAKEVSMRDDIQKLREIEESLRIENNALKEKEKEIKDNVDMLKLKYQAARKSAHNYKEHAEKKENFFLSECKRIEEGYKKAMTQVQKRHDEVISDYKKEIITKFKELECQYRKRIEQMENTKI; encoded by the exons ATGGAGGGACCAGGTATAAGCCTATTTCAAGGTTCTGAAAGTTTACAATTAAATACAAGTAAACAAAGattagaagaagatgaagaacaGGAGGATCTTAAGCGACGTAATGAAGAG attAATGATTTGTTGACAAATGCATTTGATGATTTAGAAAATGAtgaagatgacgacgacgatatcaGTTCTGCTAATAGCAGCCATTATCAGCGCAGTGCCAAAGAAAATGAACATACCAATATGACTAAACAGAGATTACCTTTCAAAACTCAAACAACAACACAATTATGTAATGATTTCGGAACTTACGACCATGTAGATAATTCGGTGAATTATAATCATGATTCAATGAAGAATTATAGGACGGAATCTGATATTGGATTAAGTACTTTTGATGTTCAAAGAGATGTGAGTTTGTACGGGCAAACACCAACGCCGCATAAGAATAAGAAACCTATAGAAGCGGATATGGAAACTTCCTACGAATTGGCAAGACTTCCAAATTCTAGTTCTTGTCCTAGAGATTTGGAAAGTCATGCCGAGGATGGTTATacgtttaatgaaaattatctttataattatgaaaCGCCATCCAATCATTATAATAACCATGGAAAACATTATTCGAATAATGgttatatcgaaaattatgGGAACAATGTACAGTGTAAACAGATTCATGAATTCGGCGGTGGTGATAATGTTACTTCGGAAGAGATAAATCACTGCTTTAAAATTAATCCAAATGGAAAAATGTTAGATGACAAcatgatatataaaactacCGAGTATAGTAGTAAAGAACAACTCGAAGTTTTGTACAGTgtaaggatgaaagaaataaagcgACTGACAGAGGAGTTGCAACAGCTACAACAGCAGAAAGAAACTGAAATGGACCAGTTTGGTCGAAAGGTAGTCTTGTTGCAGGCAGAAGTCGAAAGATCCAACATATCCAGGAATCAAGCACAACATGCTCTCa tcGATGCCAAGGCAGAAATTATGGATCTTCAAGGACAAATGGCATCATTGAAGGAAAAGAACGCCGTTTTAGAGACAACAAATCAAAAT ATGGCTGAGGAATTAGCCATTGCAAAGGATTCTGTAGTGGATCTCCAACAAAAAGTAACCGTCCTAGAGCGAGTGCATGCGTTGCAAAGCAGTGATAAAATTCATGAGAAGTTTTTAAAACAAGCTCAAGAGAAACATGCGGTGGAAATCAGAAACATGCAAACTCAGATAGATGTACTTACGGATAAGTTGAATACaaag CCGCTGAGTGAGGATATCAGCAATTATGATCTTTGG gaAGCATCGTATACAGCTTTGGAACATAAGTTGGCAGATATTAGAAGAGCGCACGAAGCTTTGATATTGGAGAAGGGTGATACCACGAATCGCCTTGCTCAAGCCCTAGAAAAAAGTCAAGCTCAATGTCGCAATTTAATGGCAACGAATAACGAccaaaaaattttacaacttCAAGCTCAAATAGAGATATTAtctcaagaaaaagaagatatgttGAAGAATATTCAAGATTTACAG AATAAATTAGAAGTAGCTAAGAACGAGACGGCACAGTACGATTCATTGGCAACAACGTTAGAGGAGGAATCTGATTCTATAAGACAAATGAAATTAGGGGATTTTCATAATAGATCAAGGTTAAAACCCTCGGATGATATCACGAATAAATTAAGGGGTGAATTACAAAG ATGTCTAGCGGGACAAACtgtgaagagaaaagaaataactcgTTTGGAAAATACTTTatctcaaaaagaaaaggaacttGCTAAAGCAAACGTAGTAGCTGATTCGTGTAGACAAGAGACAGCTAGATATGCTAAACGTGTTAGTGAATTAGAGCAAGAACTTAAGTTACTTCTTACGGACCAAGCATTAAAAGCTAATGCTCAAATACAGAAATTATCTGGTCATTTGAACGATGTAAAAAAACAGTACGAAATAttaaaggaagagaaattaaatctAGAACAGAAACTAGAGGAGGCAGAAGCAATTACACAGGAGACTTCAAAAAAATTACATCAAGAAAGTACGAATATGCAAGAGAAAGATGTCATCGAAGAGtacaataaagaatatttgGAAATACATGCTAAAGCTGTTGAAAGGGTTAGAGAGGAAGCTAAAATGGATATAGTACAATTAAC TGTACAGTTAGAACAAACGCAAAAAGAATTAGATCACGTTAAGGAATTGTATATAGACGTATGTGGTACAAAGGAGCAATTGATTAATGAACATAAGGAAGAAATTAgaacgttgaaagaaaaatatgctaGCTTAGATGAACATCAAAAGGATATTGAGAAATTAGAATACGAATTGGAAAcgcaaaaaaaatttattgacaaGTTGATGAAAGAGTGCgaaacttataaaaataaaataatggaaTTACAAAAGGATTTGGCtacggagaaaagaaagaaggaggaatacactaaaaaaattcatcaagAAATTGAAAGAG caaaagaagaagcgtTGAAGGAATTGAGAAATGCACATCCCAATCAACAAATAAGTGTGTTATTGCCTGATCATTGTTCTGAACATTTACAAAGAATCAATCAG CTCGAAGAGGATAATCTTCGATTAGAAGAGAAATGTCAAGCGGCAGTAGAATATCAAACGGAATTGGACGATACAAGATTAAAGATCGCACAAGTTGAAATCTCTCAGGAatcgtggaaaaagaaatatgataatGCTATCATGGAAAGGAACAAACTTTTTACCCGCATATCTTCATTGGATTCTCAATTATCggtattgaataaaaaattaaaaagagacgaTTCGGACGAggtgaaattgaaaataactCGCGTACAAATAGAAAACGAGGGTCTTAAAAGTCGTTGTGAAACTTTGTTGAGCGAAAAGAATATCTTTAGGGATAAAATAACTCAATTGGAATTGGAATTGTCcgaggagaaaaagatcgttcaaagtttcgaaaataaaacgaggaaCGACGTTTCCTTCGTTAATACGAAGCGTGAATTGGAAAAGGAATTGTATCAGTATAAGGAGTTGGTTAAAAAATTGAGTAATCAATTGGACGGCttaaagggaaaggaaaaggagtgCGATAATTTacagaaaaggataaaaaggcTTGAAGAGGATTTacaagagaatgaaaaaaagcttaggaaaataaacgatttgGAAAAGATCACGGAGGAACGAGATCAActcttagaaaaattaaataatcaagCGAAACGCTTTGAGGAATGTTTGAAGAATCAGAGACAACTTTCTGCAGAATTGAATCTATCACCTCGTACTTTGGAAGAGGAGACAGATTTacaaaagataagagaagTGGTGATAAAGGAGGTCCGAGAAGAAATGGAACAAAAAGTTATTCAAGAACTTCGAGCTATGGAAGAGCAAtatcgagagaagagaaaagaattcgaaGAAAGGTATAAAGTAACATTATTACAAAAGGAACAGGAAGTGAAAACGTTGAAGCACAGCATAATATCAGAAAAGgaaactattttttcttccttcaaaGCGAAGGAACAATTTGTTAgcaaatttatcgaaaacaaATTAAAGACGTATCATGAAGAATTGTTAGCGAGGCAGTTGCAAATCGAACGGTTAGAAGAAAGattgaaacgaaatgaaagtgacattgaagaagaaaagaatctgATGGCTCAGGTAATGACCACTTGGGCAGCAGAGATCAAAGATATTAAAGCGAAAGAAGTAAGTATGAGGGATGATATACAGAAattaagagaaatagaagaaagtttaagaatagaaaacaatgcgttgaaggaaaaagaaaaggaaataaaagataatgtaGATATGCTGAAGCTCAAATATCAAGCAGCGAGAAAATCAGCCCATAATTATAAG GAGCAcgcagagaaaaaagaaaacttcttTCTAAGCGAATGCAAACGTATAgaagaaggatataaaaaagcCATGACACAAGTACAAAAAAGACATGACGAAGTTATTagtgattataaaaaagaaataataacaaagttTAAGGAACTCGAGTGTCAATATAGGAAGAGAATAGAACAAATGGAAAACACAAAAATCTAA
- the LOC127070415 gene encoding golgin subfamily A member 4-like isoform X2: MEGPGISLFQGSESLQLNTSKQRLEEDEEQEDLKRRNEEINDLLTNAFDDLENDEDDDDDISSANSSHYQRSAKENEHTNMTKQRLPFKTQTTTQLCNDFGTYDHVDNSVNYNHDSMKNYRTESDIGLSTFDVQRDVSLYGQTPTPHKNKKPIEADMETSYELARLPNSSSCPRDLESHAEDGYTFNENYLYNYETPSNHYNNHGKHYSNNGYIENYGNNVQCKQIHEFGGGDNVTSEEINHCFKINPNGKMLDDNMIYKTTEYSSKEQLEVLYSVRMKEIKRLTEELQQLQQQKETEMDQFGRKVVLLQAEVERSNISRNQAQHALIDAKAEIMDLQGQMASLKEKNAVLETTNQNMAEELAIAKDSVVDLQQKVTVLERVHALQSSDKIHEKFLKQAQEKHAVEIRNMQTQIDVLTDKLNTKEASYTALEHKLADIRRAHEALILEKGDTTNRLAQALEKSQAQCRNLMATNNDQKILQLQAQIEILSQEKEDMLKNIQDLQNKLEVAKNETAQYDSLATTLEEESDSIRQMKLGDFHNRSRLKPSDDITNKLRGELQRCLAGQTVKRKEITRLENTLSQKEKELAKANVVADSCRQETARYAKRVSELEQELKLLLTDQALKANAQIQKLSGHLNDVKKQYEILKEEKLNLEQKLEEAEAITQETSKKLHQESTNMQEKDVIEEYNKEYLEIHAKAVERVREEAKMDIVQLTVQLEQTQKELDHVKELYIDVCGTKEQLINEHKEEIRTLKEKYASLDEHQKDIEKLEYELETQKKFIDKLMKECETYKNKIMELQKDLATEKRKKEEYTKKIHQEIERAKEEALKELRNAHPNQQISVLLPDHCSEHLQRINQLEEDNLRLEEKCQAAVEYQTELDDTRLKIAQVEISQESWKKKYDNAIMERNKLFTRISSLDSQLSVLNKKLKRDDSDEVKLKITRVQIENEGLKSRCETLLSEKNIFRDKITQLELELSEEKKIVQSFENKTRNDVSFVNTKRELEKELYQYKELVKKLSNQLDGLKGKEKECDNLQKRIKRLEEDLQENEKKLRKINDLEKITEERDQLLEKLNNQAKRFEECLKNQRQLSAELNLSPRTLEEETDLQKIREVVIKEVREEMEQKVIQELRAMEEQYREKRKEFEERYKVTLLQKEQEVKTLKHSIISEKETIFSSFKAKEQFVSKFIENKLKTYHEELLARQLQIERLEERLKRNESDIEEEKNLMAQVMTTWAAEIKDIKAKEVSMRDDIQKLREIEESLRIENNALKEKEKEIKDNVDMLKLKYQAARKSAHNYKEHAEKKENFFLSECKRIEEGYKKAMTQVQKRHDEVISDYKKEIITKFKELECQYRKRIEQMENTKI, encoded by the exons ATGGAGGGACCAGGTATAAGCCTATTTCAAGGTTCTGAAAGTTTACAATTAAATACAAGTAAACAAAGattagaagaagatgaagaacaGGAGGATCTTAAGCGACGTAATGAAGAG attAATGATTTGTTGACAAATGCATTTGATGATTTAGAAAATGAtgaagatgacgacgacgatatcaGTTCTGCTAATAGCAGCCATTATCAGCGCAGTGCCAAAGAAAATGAACATACCAATATGACTAAACAGAGATTACCTTTCAAAACTCAAACAACAACACAATTATGTAATGATTTCGGAACTTACGACCATGTAGATAATTCGGTGAATTATAATCATGATTCAATGAAGAATTATAGGACGGAATCTGATATTGGATTAAGTACTTTTGATGTTCAAAGAGATGTGAGTTTGTACGGGCAAACACCAACGCCGCATAAGAATAAGAAACCTATAGAAGCGGATATGGAAACTTCCTACGAATTGGCAAGACTTCCAAATTCTAGTTCTTGTCCTAGAGATTTGGAAAGTCATGCCGAGGATGGTTATacgtttaatgaaaattatctttataattatgaaaCGCCATCCAATCATTATAATAACCATGGAAAACATTATTCGAATAATGgttatatcgaaaattatgGGAACAATGTACAGTGTAAACAGATTCATGAATTCGGCGGTGGTGATAATGTTACTTCGGAAGAGATAAATCACTGCTTTAAAATTAATCCAAATGGAAAAATGTTAGATGACAAcatgatatataaaactacCGAGTATAGTAGTAAAGAACAACTCGAAGTTTTGTACAGTgtaaggatgaaagaaataaagcgACTGACAGAGGAGTTGCAACAGCTACAACAGCAGAAAGAAACTGAAATGGACCAGTTTGGTCGAAAGGTAGTCTTGTTGCAGGCAGAAGTCGAAAGATCCAACATATCCAGGAATCAAGCACAACATGCTCTCa tcGATGCCAAGGCAGAAATTATGGATCTTCAAGGACAAATGGCATCATTGAAGGAAAAGAACGCCGTTTTAGAGACAACAAATCAAAAT ATGGCTGAGGAATTAGCCATTGCAAAGGATTCTGTAGTGGATCTCCAACAAAAAGTAACCGTCCTAGAGCGAGTGCATGCGTTGCAAAGCAGTGATAAAATTCATGAGAAGTTTTTAAAACAAGCTCAAGAGAAACATGCGGTGGAAATCAGAAACATGCAAACTCAGATAGATGTACTTACGGATAAGTTGAATACaaag gaAGCATCGTATACAGCTTTGGAACATAAGTTGGCAGATATTAGAAGAGCGCACGAAGCTTTGATATTGGAGAAGGGTGATACCACGAATCGCCTTGCTCAAGCCCTAGAAAAAAGTCAAGCTCAATGTCGCAATTTAATGGCAACGAATAACGAccaaaaaattttacaacttCAAGCTCAAATAGAGATATTAtctcaagaaaaagaagatatgttGAAGAATATTCAAGATTTACAG AATAAATTAGAAGTAGCTAAGAACGAGACGGCACAGTACGATTCATTGGCAACAACGTTAGAGGAGGAATCTGATTCTATAAGACAAATGAAATTAGGGGATTTTCATAATAGATCAAGGTTAAAACCCTCGGATGATATCACGAATAAATTAAGGGGTGAATTACAAAG ATGTCTAGCGGGACAAACtgtgaagagaaaagaaataactcgTTTGGAAAATACTTTatctcaaaaagaaaaggaacttGCTAAAGCAAACGTAGTAGCTGATTCGTGTAGACAAGAGACAGCTAGATATGCTAAACGTGTTAGTGAATTAGAGCAAGAACTTAAGTTACTTCTTACGGACCAAGCATTAAAAGCTAATGCTCAAATACAGAAATTATCTGGTCATTTGAACGATGTAAAAAAACAGTACGAAATAttaaaggaagagaaattaaatctAGAACAGAAACTAGAGGAGGCAGAAGCAATTACACAGGAGACTTCAAAAAAATTACATCAAGAAAGTACGAATATGCAAGAGAAAGATGTCATCGAAGAGtacaataaagaatatttgGAAATACATGCTAAAGCTGTTGAAAGGGTTAGAGAGGAAGCTAAAATGGATATAGTACAATTAAC TGTACAGTTAGAACAAACGCAAAAAGAATTAGATCACGTTAAGGAATTGTATATAGACGTATGTGGTACAAAGGAGCAATTGATTAATGAACATAAGGAAGAAATTAgaacgttgaaagaaaaatatgctaGCTTAGATGAACATCAAAAGGATATTGAGAAATTAGAATACGAATTGGAAAcgcaaaaaaaatttattgacaaGTTGATGAAAGAGTGCgaaacttataaaaataaaataatggaaTTACAAAAGGATTTGGCtacggagaaaagaaagaaggaggaatacactaaaaaaattcatcaagAAATTGAAAGAG caaaagaagaagcgtTGAAGGAATTGAGAAATGCACATCCCAATCAACAAATAAGTGTGTTATTGCCTGATCATTGTTCTGAACATTTACAAAGAATCAATCAG CTCGAAGAGGATAATCTTCGATTAGAAGAGAAATGTCAAGCGGCAGTAGAATATCAAACGGAATTGGACGATACAAGATTAAAGATCGCACAAGTTGAAATCTCTCAGGAatcgtggaaaaagaaatatgataatGCTATCATGGAAAGGAACAAACTTTTTACCCGCATATCTTCATTGGATTCTCAATTATCggtattgaataaaaaattaaaaagagacgaTTCGGACGAggtgaaattgaaaataactCGCGTACAAATAGAAAACGAGGGTCTTAAAAGTCGTTGTGAAACTTTGTTGAGCGAAAAGAATATCTTTAGGGATAAAATAACTCAATTGGAATTGGAATTGTCcgaggagaaaaagatcgttcaaagtttcgaaaataaaacgaggaaCGACGTTTCCTTCGTTAATACGAAGCGTGAATTGGAAAAGGAATTGTATCAGTATAAGGAGTTGGTTAAAAAATTGAGTAATCAATTGGACGGCttaaagggaaaggaaaaggagtgCGATAATTTacagaaaaggataaaaaggcTTGAAGAGGATTTacaagagaatgaaaaaaagcttaggaaaataaacgatttgGAAAAGATCACGGAGGAACGAGATCAActcttagaaaaattaaataatcaagCGAAACGCTTTGAGGAATGTTTGAAGAATCAGAGACAACTTTCTGCAGAATTGAATCTATCACCTCGTACTTTGGAAGAGGAGACAGATTTacaaaagataagagaagTGGTGATAAAGGAGGTCCGAGAAGAAATGGAACAAAAAGTTATTCAAGAACTTCGAGCTATGGAAGAGCAAtatcgagagaagagaaaagaattcgaaGAAAGGTATAAAGTAACATTATTACAAAAGGAACAGGAAGTGAAAACGTTGAAGCACAGCATAATATCAGAAAAGgaaactattttttcttccttcaaaGCGAAGGAACAATTTGTTAgcaaatttatcgaaaacaaATTAAAGACGTATCATGAAGAATTGTTAGCGAGGCAGTTGCAAATCGAACGGTTAGAAGAAAGattgaaacgaaatgaaagtgacattgaagaagaaaagaatctgATGGCTCAGGTAATGACCACTTGGGCAGCAGAGATCAAAGATATTAAAGCGAAAGAAGTAAGTATGAGGGATGATATACAGAAattaagagaaatagaagaaagtttaagaatagaaaacaatgcgttgaaggaaaaagaaaaggaaataaaagataatgtaGATATGCTGAAGCTCAAATATCAAGCAGCGAGAAAATCAGCCCATAATTATAAG GAGCAcgcagagaaaaaagaaaacttcttTCTAAGCGAATGCAAACGTATAgaagaaggatataaaaaagcCATGACACAAGTACAAAAAAGACATGACGAAGTTATTagtgattataaaaaagaaataataacaaagttTAAGGAACTCGAGTGTCAATATAGGAAGAGAATAGAACAAATGGAAAACACAAAAATCTAA
- the LOC127070423 gene encoding signal recognition particle 9 kDa protein, whose amino-acid sequence MTYLNSWEEFEKGAERLYLQNPMKARYSMKYCHNKGVLWLKLTDNCTCLQYKTEIAQDLKKMEKFIGNLMRHMASKDS is encoded by the exons ATGACATACTTGAATTCTTGGGAGGAATTTGAAAAGGGTGCGGAGAGGTTATATCTTCAGAATCCTATgaaa GCCAgatattcaatgaaatattgcCATAACAAAGGTGTCTTATGGCTTAAACTTACAGATAATTGTACA TGTCTACAGTATAAGACAGAAATAGCTCAAGATttgaagaaaatggaaaaatttatAGGAAATCTTATGAGGCATATGGCATCGAAAGACAgttga